The window TTACCAAATCTTGGCAACTCAGAGTCGGGATATATCCTTTTCCAAAGTTTGCAAAGCGGTAGCAGACATCTCTTGTACATTCATATAGAGATACTCatacaaaaaaaaggaatgaaTTTGTTTCAGATAAATGGGCTGTAAAAACAGCTGCAACATTCTACCGGCTGATGCACTGCAGTAAGACAAATGAGACTGAAATAAAAATCTGGCAAAAGTATTACcagtgattttcattttgtgCGTATTTGTACAGAAGGGTCCATACTTAAGAAGAGCTCTTTGCGCGTATTTAAAATGTGCACCGACAAGCAACCACTACACTAGTGACTTGTCTCGCTTTGTCAAAGGTCGACCTCTAGTTCGTGAGCAAGGACTCGACCAACGTCATTGTGAGCAGGCAAGTCTTTGAGACTGTGCCTGCTCACACTTCTGAAAACGACCTTGCGCTGCCCACGGTCCGCAGCGGCATCGTAGTCAAGTCCACACTCAGGCGttgtcgaaagctttcaaccGTTCCAGGATGTTTTGTACGTTGGTCTCCGACACGTTCCCATTACTGACCATGTGCTGAAGGACGAGGTGCAGCTTGAAAAACTCGGCAACGATCTGGTGCCGTCTACAGTCAAGGCACCCTACGGAAAGCGTGGGCGATTCCGTCATTGAAACAAGTCGAAGTGCTACAATACCTCCGCTTGGGAGAGCCTGTTAATCTTGAATGTTCATAAAATCCACAAAAGACAAAAGGAAGATACAACACGCTGCTGGTCATGCTGCGCATCTTCTTTTCgtttttgcttttagaaaacctTATGAACAGCATTAAAAATGGTAACAGTGATCAGTTATGTATGTGGAGTACCCGTACTACTTTTCCAGGAAAGTAACACTTGCAAGTCAGTGGGAAATGCTCAAGCGACTCATCTATTCGTCACATATAATGCATCTATTGGAGCTAACCTAGTGTAGTCTGAACCAAACAAGCCTACTTGGCGTTAAGTGTGAATGTGTTCGTTATAGTCACAGATTATGCAGGACATTTAGGAAAGCGATGTAATATCTTGAGGTTTGCAAGCTCCTTATTTTTAGGGATCCTACAAATAATTTCTTCAGCCATGTTGACACTTAAAATGCCCTGAACCGCCTCCGATATTTTTGAACATGCCAAATAAATGCTTGCACTGAGTTCAAAATGCCGTCAGAGTCAACAATGCCAAACATGGCAGTCCTATAAGCCACCGGTGCCCCAAGAGTTCCAAGAAACAGACCCTTAATATGACTGTACAAGCGTGGGCTTGTTGGTTTTGGTTTACGATGACGAATTTCGCAGCGTGCGGACATATGAAAAGCATGGGACAGAGAAGCGCTCTTATCCACTCTGTCCCATGCTTTTCTTACGTTTGCACGCTGTGGAATTCGCCATCACAAAAAGAATCCCTCCTCTCCGCGAGGCCTTTCGGTAATCCTCAGCGTTTCCTCCGATGTCACCATTGCATTCACGTCGAATCATGTCATCCACAAAACGAACCCATTTGTCTGCTCACTTGTAGGCATAATCGTCACTCTCGCCTTCTCAACCTCTGAGGAGGAACACAGGCCAGAAAAATAGACAAGCCTACGAGCAAAGCATAGCGAAGGAAAAAGCGAAACCCGGTGAGGACCTTCTTTAGATAATAAAATGCGTGTAGCTCTGTCATTGCGGCACTGTTTCGAGAAATTCTCACAGCTTTGTGTTTGCTGCATACTCAACTTAACTGCAACACACCCAACCTCAATAACCATCCAAAAGCGCACAAAAGCAAGCATCAAATAAAAGTAAATGACATCTCTTACAATTGTTATACTAGCGCGCATTGTAAACAAGCTGCTGAATGCTGACATGtctcgagattttttttttttttgatgtaagGATACCTTCTTTTCAGTCTGAAATGGAACAACAAGAAGTAATTAGAAGGGCTTAAGAATAACCAATGCGTTCTGCGCTGCTTACCACTCCCGAGAAGTAGGCATCTAGGACTTGTAGGAAGGCACGTACGAACTCGTACACGGCAAGGTTATTCTGCAAAGAACAAGGTCAACATATTTTTGTTATGGCATCTGTATATTGAAGACCACTGAGATAAATGAAGTCGAACATCTTGTTAAATGCATCCACACTTATGTATTTAAAATAGCATGAGAAGATAACGAACACCGATGCCACACGATGGCTAGTTTCTCTCAGCTTTTATCTTCAGTCTTTTTGTTTCTGCAGGTTGATGGGTAGTATCTGTTTTTATTATAAATATTTGCCCCTTGTAGCTCTTTTCCAACTTTTTGCTCTTTCAAGTAATATACGCATGGATTGAAGCACGGATTCAGGCTTGCTTCTTGAACACGATGGTTGCAGTACAGTAACTGTGTTTGTCTGTTATTCCGTGTTGTCCATGTTTCTTACAGCCCATCAACGCATTTCtattttgcttttctttaaagTAATGATGAGCTCTTATACTGCCAAGGTTTATCACTGCATCCACATATCCGGGATTGCATCCTACTGTGTGTACTCTATGCTTTGTGTGTGcacatatacatgcacacacgcattcctttttttttgcccgatttatattTAGGATAGATCTCTAAGATTAAAGACAGGTACGAAGGTTACGAACTCAACATTGCTAAAGCTAACCTAAATACTTGGCTCTACAATGTATTTAAGATTTTAATTTTACGTGGTAAGCAAAAATTTTAGAACAAGAAAATCATTGACACAGATAGAGGAATGAGAACTTCAAAATATAGCTGTTTATTGATGGCAAACCAGATTTGAAGAAGTAATAAATTCTGAGGTTTTgcatgccaaaaccacaatatcgtGATGAAGCATGGCATACTAGTGGCTACAGATTAATTTTGCCTACATAGCGTTATTTGTTGCACACCTAAATCTCAATACACAAGTAATGTTGCGCATTCGTTACAGCTGCTGAGTTGTCATGGTTGGCAACGGAACCGTTAGAGGCAACCACCCCCTTTGAGGAACAGTTCGATGAACTCTGTGAGCAACTTTTGAAAACAGGTTCTTATCTTTCCCACGCCCGACACCAACACTGCAGCTCTTGCTTACATGCATAGCTGTCGATAATCTTATTTCTGTTATCAGCAGCAATCAGGGGCCTGATGCAGGCTCCATTGTTGTGGAGTAAGGGCAGAGGCGTGCTCTTACCGCAAGTGACGCGGCAGGTAGACTTACAGAGGCACTGCTGAAGCGAGCAGAGATAAGGTTGGAAAATAAGCCAACTCTAGCTgatagcaaataaaaaaaaaaaacagctgttgGATGAAGATAAGATAAGAAATGATAGGTGACTCCAAAAACTATGATGATTCAAGCAGTCAAATTCGTCATTGCAGAGCAAGCTCAGTTCTCGTCTTTCACAGTGTAATATACAAAATATGTTGCACATGCCTGGTTTGTTCAAGTGAAAAAATGCTGGTAAAGATCTCGTGATTGCTTTTATGCGACAATGTGTCAGTTTTTATTGAAACGGAAAATCGTGCAACAAGTTCTTGTACCAATTTTTCATTCGGGGCAACAAAATAAAATCTAGACTATGTGTGAGGGACTGGTGTTTGACAAATATTGAATATGTCAAAAATAAAAGAACAGGAAAAAGTGTAACATTACGTAAAAATTTTTGTTGACGAGACTAAGCATGTTTTTAACACTTGCACATTGCATTCTGCCACGAAATGCTTCTTTAGGATAATTTAAATACGTACATTTTTCTTCCAAATTCGAATAACAAGGAAGCAATTAGGCATGTTTGAGGGCCTAAGTGTATTTAAACACTATAAGGTTGTCGGTGACAAAAGCAACTTTTTACTCTTTCGAGCCTCATTTAGAGCAGGAAAAGTACCACTTTGGAGCAGCTATTGGTGTTTTAGGAGCAGATGGCAGAATATGCCATACAACTCCTACTATATTCAGAGTGTCGCATAAGTACAAATATCTATTATGAAAGATGTTCCAAAGTCTAAAATCAATGTAAATTGCAAGACACAAACGATTAGGTTGCTTGCCAAATGCTCGAGATATGAGCTATATATTTAAATACTACAATCTCTGTTATTTTTACATATCACTGAAGTAGCCTGCATGTAAAATTGAAAATATTTAAATATTCTGAAAGCTTGATATGCCAGTTCTTGCTGCATAAATAAGAGCCAACAGTGTTACATATTAACATGCTAAAATCACAGCGtacaaattttttttcagtttcattaGAGTTTACAAGTTGGTCACACAGTCAAAATTGCTCGTCTTCAATTTCTCAGTGCCATTTAGGAGCAGGTTCGAAGTAAATTTTAGCAAGAACTACGATTTGGAGCAGCATgcctcttttggagcagtttgtaGCCGCACTTCTGTCACTGGGTTGTCTATTTATGAAACCGCGATGCTCTCTGCATGAGAGGAACAGCTGAATTGCCAATTCACGGCAACATTCACCCAAAGCCTGATACAACAAACAAACTAGATGTAGTGCTCCTTTGCAGTAATCTTGACCTCCGTAATCTTGAGCATGTTAAGAACGTAAACCATTGAGATGGTTTCAACATGATGTGGTGCAAACTGTTTATGTTACAAACAGCTGAAAAGTGGACGTGCCAATCATGGTGAAATCAGCAGTGAAACTGCAGCACAGTTCGCATTGTGCTGCTCAGCTGCCTTTAATAGCATGCACAAACAATGTGGCCCATCACCAAAATCAATCAAAGACGAATTCGCTGGTTACCTCATCGTCATCTGTACCAATGATCAGTATAAGCTGTCCCGTCCGGCGGTACACGATGTTGAAGCCGTCGTGCAGAAAAAATGAGCACTGGAGAATCAAACAAAGAAGAGCTGTGCTATTACTGACGAGTTTTGCAAAATCACACTTACTCATTCCACACTTTGTCTGTTGCCAACGCTTCTCATATGTGCCCTGTTCTAGTGGCCGCCTGCTAAAGTCGGCATCCCAGTGAAACTGTCACCAACAATCTGGCACATGTAACACAATGTCTTACTAAGATTCAAAAATGTTAAGCCTCAGTACATGATATGTTAGGTGGTTATCACCGTTACTGTAGTTCCTTAACTAGTACCTGTTCATAATGATATGTAGCACGTATGCTACATGCACATTCTTCACATAAGATGAGTTCTATGCCATGTATGTGTTTTGCACAGAATGTTCTGGCGTGGTAAGTACAGTAAAAGCAGTCACACTCTAGTCTGCGCACATGTTTTGTAATAGTATTAGCAATTACTTGTGCTTGCCCAGTACTCAGTCCTTCTTAACGTTTTTAATATATGATGGAAACATCCATGTTAGTGTTCTGATTATCTGAGCTGGGGAGGGGAATTATATGAAGCATGTGCTTCGCCAAAGTGTCTGACCATGTAAAATAATCGAAACTATAAGTAATACGAAAAAAATTATGACTAAACATTTACAAATAGATGAACACTATCGTCAAGATGCCTGGCAGATATCTCAGGTAAATTTTCACATTTTATCAATCTTTGACTTCATCTTGACTTTTCCTAATGAACAGGTAGAGGGTATGACTCCGGTAGCGACAGTCATATTTCAGCGCAGGCAATGTGCTAGAGGCCTGTACACTATATGTTATGTCGGTGCACACTAAAGAACCTtttatggtcaaaatttccgtagccctccactataggATGTATCTCAGAATCGTATCATGGTTGGTATTGTTAATATTACTATTATACCGGTGAAAAGGTAGTGGCCAGGAATGTTTTTCAGGGGATGGGAGGTATCTGCTGAAGCCATTGATTATTTGAGGATATAGCACCTACTTTTAAATAATAATTGAGCGAGGTGGCAGTATCACTGCTAAATCCCGCCACTTTCCTTACCAAATTCATTTCgatgggggggggagggggggggctagCACTCTTTCCTGGCCACGAGCGTGACTGGTAACCGGTAAACACGAGAGCTTCTCGGTAATATACCTATGACGTCATAGACGGCTTCACTACGCTGTTCAACTTTTATCACCCGATCGTCACTATCACCAGCGCAGGCCCAATGAGGCGGCACACTTCGCTATCATGGTCATCTTGAATCACTCACAGACATGAAGCTGCACATTAATTATAATTAACACGCAGGTGCAAATTGGGGCGCCGCTAATTAAGCTAGCTAGATATGATGGGCTTGGTCTAAACTTCCGCCCGGGATTTttagcagataaaaaaaagtcGCTCCGAATAAGCCGGCAAATACTTACGCTGTTTTGATTCCTGGAAAGACATTTCTTGATCAGCGCGGCTTCCAACGACGGCCTTTTCGCTTTGTCGACCGGATAGAAGTAGTAGGCGTAACGCAGCCGCTGTTCGCAGTTGGCAATCAACAGGAACTTGTACATGTCTTCAGATAGCGTCCAAAAGCTGGAGATTGCATAGAAAAGGGCCATTCAAATGGGGAATCGAACTTCGGCTTCAGATATGACCAACTTCAAAGATAAACCAACAACAGTGATCGATCACACCGAAATAATTTAAAGTACTTGTGATATATGGTTCAGAAACTAAATTATTTCGCTTGTCACTGGCATAATTTAATTCTTCGCGCGCAAAGCATACTATAGGGTGTTGAAGGAGTTCTGCGAGGTCCAAGACTGTTCATACAAAGTGGCAATTACCAAATTCACCCTCTCCTCCCTCTTACAAGCTGTCTTCACCGCGGTCTGATGAAGAGTGTGGTAAAACATGCTTTCAGGTGTGCTGCTTCTTAGTTTAACACGGAAAAACAAtacactggaccagcactaaaaTGATTTGTTTACCACTGTTTTAACTTGTTTTGAATAGCCCGCGAATTGACAAAGAGGAACGCTGACAGTGGTAAAACCACCGGCGTAGATTTATCACAAATGAAACTGTTTTGAAGTTCATTGAACGCCTTTGAAATATATTATTGGCACGAACCTCACGCCGTGTACTTACAAGCATTAAATGATGCTCGCCGCGTGCAATTAGTTAACAATCAATTAGGGCACCGGTTACCATCGGGTCACATTAAAAAAACAATATTCGGGCAGGACCATAAAAGCGCACGATCCGTACGAAAACGCGAACTTTGCATACATCTAGACAAATAAAAACGCTGAAGAACACGCGCGGATAAACTTCTCCCAGCTGCGCTTTCAGCCGCTTCTGGCACGTCAAGTGGCGCCCTCACGACGCCTAAAGTCGAACTTTTGCAGCGCTTGTCGCGCTCTCTGCCTGCTGCAAAAGTAAGCAGCCGTGTAATGACGTCATCTGCGCGGCGGAAAATGTATCCCGGCATTCCGCGTGACGTCGTCGGCCACGGCTGGATCCATGTAAATGGCGACCATGCAGTGATATGGAGGACGTATCGTCAGCGCAAAATCACAGTCAGTTGGGGCCGCCGGGGGGCCCCATGGGCATGAACGCCAAAATGAACCAAGAAGAACCAGCGCAGAGGCCCCAGTACTCCATACCCGGGATTTTACACTTTATACAGCACGAGTGGGCCCGCTTCGAAATGGAGAGAGCCCAGTGGGACGTCGAGAGAGCCGAGTTCCAAGTGAGTGTGTGCTGCGGTGACGCTTTGCGCCCCTGTTTCGCATCCCTCGAAACACCGCCTCGCGGGCTGTGCCTGGTCGTCGTTTACGCCCTGTCAGCGTCGCGCTGCGCGTTCCTGCGACACCGATAGAAACTCACCCGCATTTGCCGACGGTTGACAGCGTCCGTGGCCCTTGGCAGGGTCGGAAATCCCGGAACGCCGCTTTTCTCATACAAACCGTGCTACTGCCTCTGGCAATGGCTAGCGCTGGCTTAAAAAAAGCAATATGGCGCTCAGGTTTATTCCTTCCCCTTAGGCCTAAAATACGTCGAGAACGGCCGAATTGGAGCGGACAGTGATTCGGAGCGCGGCAGGAAAGCGTGCCCGAAGCGACGTTAACCGTAACGAGTCCTAGGTAGCGATACGAAGCTGTGCGCTCCCGTCTGCCGTGCTCGCGTCGCCATCTCCGACGCTCCTTTGTCGAAGGGGTTTTCCTCCTCTGCGTGCGTACCGGGATGCTGTCGTTTAAGAACTCGGGAcagtcttttcgcggtctctAATCGAGTGTCAAGTTGACCGCGGCTGTAGTGTGACACGCGGCTGTCGCGACATTTCGGGAACGTGACGAGCCGGGTGCACAGTTTTATCTTGGACGCACGGAAGAATCCCTCCCGTCGGTCGCTAGTTTGCTCAAGGTTAGCGCTGTTGCGTCCGCACTTGCTCCAGTTCTGCTACATTCTTGTTTCTTATTCGCAGAGCTTTTCTTTTAACCCTTCTTTCGAACTTTCTGCGCGGTTTACGAAGGCAGTCTACTCGGCCTGCGTTTCCTACGCGGCCCCTGCCTTCGCGTTGATTCGATCGTTGGCCTAGACATTGCACGCCGCCTGCACATTCGGCCGATTATCGACGCCGAAAGAATCCCAGCGATGTGATCTTGTTTGAAGGGAAGACTGTGGGACGAACTGCGTAGGGCGCCGCTCTTTTGCCGGTGTTTTGTTCCGTGCCTTGTCAGGAAGCGGGCTGGGTCACTGCCTTTTTTATTTCCCCTTTACGTTCGTGCTTTTTTTTGGGTTTCTGTGCGCGTCACAAGTTGCGCGATCCTCTCGTTGAATACTTTACGGGGGATACGACGCTCGTCACCGACCGGCCCATTATTGCGCGCCCTGTGTGAAGCACAGGGCCGCTTTGTCGGAAGCGAGTGCTCAATGATGCGGCTACTGCTTGAAATGGCTTCTTCCTTCCTGTTGCGTTGCTGTCTCAGCGCCGTCGTTTTCGTGCGCGCTTCCGTGTCCCAGCGATCTGGGCGCGACGGCAGGTAGCGTGCTTGAGGAAAGAAGCCCACCCGTCTGTGGCAGCCGCGTTTCTTGATCGCTCGATTTTTTGTTTACGACTTGATTGCTCGTTCCCGCTTGTGCTGGCCCCCGGAGCAAACGATGTCGCGAGGTGCTGTGCACGCTCTATTGGGTTTTTGTTTTGCTGCTGCCTTTGCACTATCCCGCTGAGAGCGCCGCGGCATGTGTTCTCGCCCAATCTTTGTTACCAGATGACCCCTCAGCTGTGTCGTCTGCTAGTTGTTTTTTGTTAGTGTACCGTTACTCAGTTGACTAGCAGTTCTTGTTTTGTAGTTTGTTCCCGTTGTCACTGTGACTTTCTTTTGGTAATCTCCCGAATGTTTCGCTGTGCGTAAACATTAGTACCGAAATTTGTAAGGCATATTTAAGCCGTATTCAGCACACAAACGCCTTCATGTTGAGCAGGGGGTTTGGGTGGGGTGGCTAATGCGATCTCCTTTGAACTTATCGCATGCCGTGTTATGATTGGTACGAGCCGCGCATGCCTAACCAACACCGGCCTAACCTTTGAGAACGCATGGCTTGCGTATTCTGTATCGCGCTTTGAAAAACAACCCTACTTTAATGCGCACGCAAACAGCACACGGTGTTCGAAATTGTAATCTGTTTCCAGGCTGCTCGCCATGTCGCTGTGAAACGGcggcggtaaaaaaaaaaaaacaagcgcacatTTTGTCACACATTTTTCAGATAAAACTTGACGTGTTTGGCACGATTTCTACcgtctgtcacttttttttttgtttggctttTATAAAAGTTGGCCCTCGTTCGCAGTACACCACCCTATATTCGTATCGTCGCGTTGACGTCATCTCCTCCAACGTGAGCGCTAAGAGCGTTGGTCCGAACAGTTTTTCTTATCTGCCGCgtgtttttctttattctttaacGGCCCTCGATATTACAACTCCCTTTGTGGGTCATTACACGAAACGCTTTCCAAAACGCTCGCTGCGCCGGAGTCCTGTTCAACCGTTGCTTTCTTGCGATGTTGCGCCAGAAGCTCATCCACCGTTTTATCTGTCTTAGTTTATGGTCTCTTATCCTTCCCGTTATTTATTTCACGGCgcgttgcgaaaaaaaaaaaaaaatgcgcggaGCGTTGCATCTACACCTCACCTCCTCTTATTTCTCCCTCCCTCTCGCCTTTGCAGAAGTCGCTGTTCATCGCCCCGCGTTTTACCCCGAAGTGGCCAGGGAGCTCATCTTCGCGAAGCCGTGCCTCTTTTCTGGGggtctttctttttcacgcgtTTGCGGAGGGCATCTGCGGAGGTCGCGCTGTATaaacaacgaagaaaaaaaatgcaaaataacagaacacaaaacgagcgctcggaCGGACGCACACATCTGGGTTTCGGTTTTCCACACGGCGCGCGACTTCGAAGCGAGCGGGTTTTCACCCTTCCCCTCTTCCCCTTGAAGTCTTTTTGTTTACGGGCGAGGCGTACAATTTCCGTTACATTGACGTCCCAGGTCTTGCAGAAGCGGCAGCtcactgccgtttttttttttttttttcagtttcgccTGGGTTCAAGCAGATCATCTGTCTGTCGTCAATCATTTCTACTTCTTGGATGTTAATTTCTTCTTCTTGGATGTTTGCGTTCCTGCGTGTGTGTCATTTTTGGCTTCGCGAAAAAGCATCGCTACTACTGCTTAACGGGGGATCCATTCTCAGTTCTTTGGAAAAGCTCGACGGCTCAGCGGAGTGCGTTGACGGTGTTTTGGAACTCTGTACAAGGATATATCGGATGCGAAAACTTGCTGTTATCGTACTTGACGGGGCATGTGTGACGACAGGTGGGCATCGCAGCTCATCCGCTGCGCCGCTTACCTACTCAATGTCTAGCCCGTTGTTCAATCATTAACAGAGGGC is drawn from Rhipicephalus microplus isolate Deutch F79 unplaced genomic scaffold, USDA_Rmic scaffold_42, whole genome shotgun sequence and contains these coding sequences:
- the LOC142787018 gene encoding AP-4 complex subunit sigma-1-like, translated to MYKFLLIANCEQRLRYAYYFYPVDKAKRPSLEAALIKKCLSRNQNSCSFFLHDGFNIVYRRTGQLILIIGTDDDENNLAVYEFVRAFLQVLDAYFSGVTEKKVSLHQKKKKSRDMSAFSSLFTMRARCLDCRRHQIVAEFFKLHLVLQHMVSNGNVSETNVQNILERLKAFDNA